GCCTTTATATTTTTTTATCGTAACATGTTCTGTTTTACCATTCTCTAACGTTGATACTTGCAATCTTGTATTTGTACCACCGATATCACCAGATAAGATATACATAATATTAAGTTCCTTTTGTTATTCATATAGAATGAAAAGCCCCTATATTTTGTTATAATAGCATACTATAAATATCTAATAACTATTTGAATGTCTGATAATAAAAAAACTACTGACTTTGGATTCTCAGAAGTTGCATGGGAAGAAAAACAAAAAAAAGTAGCTGGGGTTTTTCACTCAGTTGCAGCCAATTATGACTTAATGAATGACCTAATGTCTTTTGGTGTTCATAGATTATGGAAAAAAACTACTGTTGCAAAAGCTGGAATTCGCAAAGGTGATAGAGTCCTTGATCTTGCTGGTGGTACAGGTGATTTAGCTTATAAATTCTGTCAACTTGTTGGAGATAATGGAAAAGTCATTCTTAGTGATATAAATTCATCTATGCTTGAAGTTGGAAAAGAAAAGCTTACTAATAAAGGATGTGTTGGTAATATAGAATATATCCAAGCAAATGCTGAAAGCCTTCCATTTCCAGATAATTATTTTGACTGCATAACTATATCATTTGGATTAAGAAATGTTACAGACAAAGAAAAAGCTTTAGAATCAATGTATAGAGTTTTGAAACCAGGTGGAAAACTTTTAGTTTTAGAGTTTTCTAAACCGATTGTCCCTTTATTATCAAAAATATACGATGAGTACTCTTTCAAAGCACTTCCTTTTATGGGAAAAATAATCACTCAAGATGCTGAAAGTTATAAATACTTAGCAGAATCAATACGTAAACATCCAGATCAAGAAACATTAAAGCAAATGATGTTACAAGCTGGTTTTGATGACGCTGAATATCAAAATATGACTGGCGGAATAGTTGCATTACATACAGGATATAAATACTAATTATGACTGATAGTTTAAATAATGCTCTTAATCTTTTATTAAATCTTGACCCACAGATCTCATTTGCATTATCAAAGCTAGAAAATAAATCATTGAGTATATATATAACCGATTTAGATATAATAACTACTTTTACAATAAATAATAAAAAAGTAACAGCTTCAAATTTAAAATCATCAAATATTATAAGTGGAAAATTAGCATATATTATGGAGCTATTATTCAATAAAAATTTACAAGAGTTACTTATTGATAAAAAGCTTGATTATCAGGGAAGCTTATCTGAATTGAAACAATTTTATAGTTTCTTTAGCTCAATAGATATTGATGTAATATATTACATATCTACTGCTACCAACCCGATTTTTGCAAATGCTATAGAAGTACCATTTAAGAAAGCAAAAGAATTTATACAAGTTTCAAAAAATGAGTCAATTATAGATATAAAAGAATATCTAACTGAAGAAAAAAAATACCTAATCTCTAAAAATGAAATAAATATTTTTTATAGAGAAGTACAAAAATTAAAGCAAGCAACTGATAGGCTAGAGGCTAAGCTAAGATTACTAAAAGGTTCTGCTAATGATTAAAAAATGGCTAAGACTAGTTTATATATTTTATATAGTTAATAGATACTGCTTATTAAATGAACCTATAAGAGCTACTCAAATTAGATCTCTAAGATTTTTCATTTATTTTAATCCATTTAATTATGTTAGAAGCAATAGAAAAAGTGACCATGGAATTAGACTTCGAATAGCTCTTGAAAGACTAGGTCCTATATTTGTGAAGTTTGGACAAGCTTTATCTACTAGACAAGATATACTACCTCCAAAAGCTATAGAAGAAATCTCAAGACTTCAAGATGATGTCCCACCTTTTTCTGGGAAAATAGCGATCTCACAAATAGAAAAATCTATAAAGAAACCTATTAGTGAAGCATTCAAGTATTTTGATGAAAATCCATTGGCTTCAGCCTCAATTGCACAGGTTCATAGAGCTATACTACATAATGGAGATAAAGTTGTGGTTAAAGTTTTAAGACCAAATATTCACAAAATTCTTAAACTTGATACAGCCTTAATGCTAACCTTTGCCAAGCTTATTTCCTCTATATTTCCTAATTTAAAAAGGTTTAAGCCTATCGAGGTTGTAAATGAAATAAATCAAAGCCTCTTGGATGAAATAGATCTATTAAGAGAGGCTGCTAATGCTTCTCAATTAAGAAGAAATTTCGAAAATAGTGATATCCAATATATACCCAAAATTTATTGGGACTATACGTCTTCTAAAGTAATGGTTATGGAAGAAGTTGATGGGCTTAGCATCTCAGATATAAGTAAGCTAGATGCTTTAGGTATAGATAGAAAATTACTTGCTGAAAGAGGTGTGCAAATATTTTATACGCAAGTATTTAGAGACTGCTTTTTCCATGCAGATATGCACCCTGGAAATTTATTTATTGATGCAACCAACCCTAATGATCCTAAATATATCTCTATAGATTTTGGGATAGTGGGAACTCTGAATAGAGATGACCAACAATACTTAGCAGGAAACTTCTTAGCTTTCTTTAAGAGAGATTATAAAAAAGTAGCTGAGCTGCATATTGAATCTGGTTGGGTTCCCGCAGACACTAGGGTTGATGCGCTTGAGTCTGCTATACGCACAGTTTGCGAACCCATTTTTGAGAAACCAATTAAAGAAATATCTCTTGGTTATACATTAATGAGACTATTCCAAGTTGCTAGAAGATTTAATATGGAGGTTCAGCCTCAGCTTATATTACTACAAAAAACCTTAATAAATATAGAAGGACTTGGTCGTCAATTATATCCTGAATTGAATTTATGGGAGACGTCTCGCCCTATTCTAGAAAAATGGATGAGAGAACATGTAGGTATTAAAGGGTTTATTCGTCGCTCACAAGAACACTTACCAAAAGTTAGTGAAAAATTGCCAGAAATACCTGATGTTATATTTGAAATATTACAACATACGCAAAATAGTCTAAGAGCAAATAAAAACTTTAATGAAATAGAGTTAAACAAAACTGTTCAGCCTTCAAAAAGTAAATTCTTTTTAATTCTAGGCTCAATACTTGCTGGTGCTGGTGCATTTTATAGCCTCAATTCAGATTCAGAACTATTATTAAACTTACAAACTTTTATTAAGAATCATAATTCAAGTATTTTAAGTATCGGAATAATTTCTATTATTTACTATATATTAAAAAAAGAGAGGTAATAAAATGTCAGACTGTATTTTTTGTAAAATAATAAATGGGGAAATCCCTTGTCAGAAAGTCTATGAAGATACAGACGTTTTAGCTTTTAATGATATAAACCCAGCAGCAGAAACACACGTACTTGTTATTCCTAAACAACATATCTCAAGCCTCAATGATCTAAATAATAGCCATGAACAAATAATGGGGAAATTAATGATAGCTATACCTAAGATTGCTAAGCAGCTAGGTTTAAAAGGATTTAAAACTATAATAAACACAGGTAAAGAAGGTGGGCAAGTGGTTTTCCATATCCATGCACATATTCTTGGAGGCTCAATTAAAAAAAGTATGCCTGTTTAAAATTATAGCCCTGCCTTTACTAAAGTTACTATACTGATTTTTTTAATATCTCTAGATAATTTCACTGTCTTAATGAGCTCTTTTAAAGTAGAGCCAGTAGTAAAAACATCATCAAACACAACTAAATGTTTTGATTTAATACTTTGAGTCAGTTCAAATACATTTCTTATCTGCATTTCCCTATCTTTTTTTGATGATTTGGCTTGTGCCTTTGTATATTTTTTTCTCTTACATGCTTTAAAATTAGGTTCTATATTTATGCAATCTGCTAATTTATTTGCTAATAACTCAGACTGATTAAATCCCCGATACAAATATCTAAACCTATGTATAGGAACCACAATTATTTCATCTACTTCATTTAAATATTCTTTAGCAAAATCTTCCCACCACCTATAGATTAGTGTTTCAAAAATTGAGATTACCAAGACATCTTTATTGAACTTTAGTTTTTTTAATAAAAGTTGAATCTCTTTTGAATAATTAAACAAATGATAATAATCATATTCATCATCCAAAATTATTTGATCTTTATTAAAAGAAAGCTGTTTTTCCAAATCTTTAAAACAGTAATCACAAACTAAACAATTACTACTTTGTTTACATAAAGCACAACTCTGCTTAAGTAATAATTGTTTTATATTTACAAGTAATTCTTTTATACTTTTCAAATATAGACTATGCAAATTATTTTTATGTTCAATTATAGCTTATTCAAAAAGATACTTACCAATAGAAAGCTTCGAAAAAACTCATTTATAAAGAATGAGATAGCTTTAAGATTATTAAAAAGGTTAGATTTTATTAAACTTTTCCCAGAAAAGATATTAGTAGTTGGATATACTGATAATGATTATATTAAAAATTTAAAAGCTCGCTTTCCTAATGCAGATATACTTCTTGAAGATGATGAAGGATCAATTTTTAATATTATAATTTCCAACTCCACCATTCATCTAACTGATAATATTTCAGAAGAGTTAAATAACTATTATCAAAAGTTAGATAATGATGGAATACTTCTATTTTCAACATTTGGTGACAAATCTTTTTTAAGTATAAACAAAGCTTTTAAAGAGATAGATGATCTACCACATACAAATAAAATGATCGATATATTAACCTGGGGAAATTTATTACAAAATAGCATCTATAAAAACCCTGCCATAGAGTCTGACAAAATAACCCTTACTTACGAAAATCACTCTACCTTATTTGAAGATTTAAGAGCGCTTAATGAACCTCTAGCAGACAATAAAATGCACATATGCCTAACTGGGAAAAATAGATGGAATAAATTCTTAAAGAAACTATATGAAAATTTACAGCTCGAAATAGAAGCTTTATACGGCTATGCTATAAAAAAACAAGATGATAAAAATTTATCTCCAAGGAAAAATTCAAATCGAATCAGTCTAGAAGAGCTTAAAAAACAAATTACTGAATTCAAGAAAGACTAACTAACAAGTCAATACTGCTAAAGTTGCTAACTCATCCCAATCTTTTTGAGAACAAGTCTCTGGCTTTTTAGGTGGTTGACAATATGTTTCCCATGTTCCATCACTATATTTCTTCAATATAAGACAATCCTTAAATGATCTCCCTTCCTCATCTTTAGTTGCTGAGACAAAAGTAACATCCTTAATTAGGAAGTTATTATCGTCATCATAGGAATTATCATCACTTTTAGCTATAGGTGAAAATATATCAGTATTTTTATTACTATATCCATCCTTTGTAGCATCTCCAATAACATAGGCACTTTTATCATTTACATTGCTACCAACAGTTGAGTCTTCATTGTTATCAAGCATATCCGCATCACTTTCCTGTACATCATCTACCGTATCTGCAGAAGATTGACCCTCAATGTAATTCTCATCAATATTTTTAGCAAACTTATCATCACTTAAATAAGGTTCATCCATACTTTTATTAAATGCCTCATCTTCGTCTAGCTTATCATCTACAAAAGCATCATCATTACTATATCCATCAACTTGAGAACCTTGTTCCTCATCAACACTATCTTCATCTATATTAGCTGAGCTACCACTATTAATATCACTATCTATAGGTAAAGAGCTACCACTGTTAGTTTGCATTAAATTCATACTATTTGAATTCACAGAAGCACTTTCTGCTCCGATAGCTATAGCGCTTTCAAACAAAAACGAGAAGATAAAGAAAGTAATTAGAAAATATTTCTTAAACATTACTGCATACAAATTATTATTACGTTATAGTCTGAAGTATAATTGATAATGAGAGCATAAGAAAGATTATTTGGAGGAGTGTAATGTTTATACTAGAAAAAAGAGATGGTTACTATTTTGCTAAGGTCTCTGGTAAATTAAGTCATAAAGACTATATTGAGGATTTAATACCCAAAATAGAGTCTGCTTTAGCAGATCAAACAGAAAATAAATTCATAATGGATATTACTGAATTTGAAGGATGGTCAGAAATAAGAGCAGCTTATGATGATTTTAAAACTGGAATAAAGCATCGTAAAGATTTTGAGAAAATTGCTGTTATTGGAGACAAAAGATGGGAAGAATTTATAATTAAAACTTTTGGTCTCTTTATAAAAGCAAAAGTAAAATTCTTCTATACAGAAAACAATGATGAAGCAGAAAATTGGATAACTAAATAATTATCTGTTCTTCGTGAAGAGCAATATTATAATTGCTCAAAATTTGCTCTTTTATAAAGTTTATTAAATCTATTATATCTTGCCCTGTCGCGTTTCCATTATTTACTATAATGCCACCATGCTTAGGTGAAATCTGCGCGCCACCTATTTTCTTACCTTTTAAACCAAGTTCCTCAACCATTACTCCCACAGGTACATTTGCTTGTGGCCTTTTAAATACACTACCTCCGCTTGGAATTTGAGGTAAGTTTGCTAAGCGTCTAGAATAAATATCATCTAATTTATGCTTTATTTTATCTCTGTTTTTTTCTTCAAAAATAAACTCAGCAGATAAAATGCAAACATCTTTATTATCTTTAAACATAGAAAATCTATAACCATACTCTATTTTTTCTTTTGGATAATCTATTATTTCTTTAGATTTAAGGTTTAAAACTCTTACACTCTTTACACAAGAATATATTTCATCACCATAAGCGCCAGCATTCATTATTAAAGCACCGCCAACACTAGCAGGAACATCATAGAAAGTTTCTATACCACTAAGTCCAGCCTCATATGTAACTAATGCTAAATCTTGCAACAATGCTCCTGACTGAGCTTTAACAATATTGTTTGAGATTGAATAACTAGAAAAATTATTACTAAAAATAACAAAAGTTATTTCATCATCGTAAAACTCTTTAGAAAGGATAATATTACTACCGTTTCCTAAGAAAAAAACATTCTCATATTTGTTAACTATCTCTAAAACTTCCGCTTCTGTTTTTGGAAAAAAAACGTTTTTAGCAAAAGATTTAATTCTATAAGTATTATACTTTTCTAATGATTTATAACCTTGCATTTTAATCTGATTCCTGATCAGCAACTAACTCTATTTGCATAAAATTAGACATATTCTCTACTAAATCATTATAACCTCTGAAGATCTGATGAGCATTATTTATAGTTGAAAAATCTTCTAATAATGATCCTGCCATTAAACATGCCATACCAGCCCTTAGATCTTTAACACTCATAATAGCTGCTCTGACTTCTTCTAAATTTTTTATCGGATTTATTCTAATTAAATTATTATCTATAGAAACATCAAAACCCATTTTCCTAATTTGATAAACATAATTTATTCTCTCTGGATAAACCGTATCTTGTATAGTGCTTGGATCTTTTGCCATCAATAACATCATTGCATATATTGGCTGTAAATCAGTAGGAAAATGAGGAAAAGGAGCAGCTATTATATCTACTCCATTTAACTCACTGTCTTTTCCGAAAAATTTAATACTTCTTGTTTCTGGGTTATGTTCCCATTTTGCATTTGCTGCTATCAGCTTATCTAATGGCTTCTGAATATTATATAATTCTGCATTTATATTAGTAATAGTTACATTAGTCTTATAAAGATAAGCCATTGCAGCATAAGTCATAGCTTGGATTCGATCAAAAATAATCTCAAACTCACAACCTTTTAACTTAGCAACTCCATGTATTGTTATAACACGAGCATCACTATCAAAATCAATTTTTGCACCACACTTATTTAAATAATCAATAAGAGTAACCACTTCAGGCTCTAAAGCTACATTTTCTAATACTACTTTTGAACTACCAATTACAGCATACATTACTAAGTTCATAGTAGCCCCAACTGAAGGAAAGCCCATTTTAAAAACAGCGTCTTTCTCTTCCTTGTATGCTACGATCATATGATCATCTGCTAACTTAACTTCAGCACCAAGTTCTTCTAGACCTTGTAAATGAATATCAAAAGGTCTTTTATCACTAAAACTGCACCCACCAGGGAAACCTATCTTTACTTTACCTTTCTTTTTAAGCATTGATCCTAAAAGCATTAGTGAACATCTTGTTTTAGAAGTTAACTCTTCAGATAGCTCTAAAGTATTTGTATCAATACCCTTTGTATTTATACAAACAATATCCTTACTTTTTTCTTTAACTTTTGCTCCTATACTTTCTAATATCTCCTTAGCACCTTTATAATCTAATAAAGTAGTAGGTACATTTAAGAAAGTAGTTTCTGTTTCGGGGATCAATGAAGCAAAAATAAGATGTAATAAAGCATTCTTTGCTCCACTAATATTTATAGTTATTTCATCAGCTATCTTATCTAGCTTTCTTACCCTTACTGTCTTCATTATTTTTCCCTTTATTTTTATTATTTGCGAAAGGATTATCCGATTGTTTAAATTCAAACGCTATTGGAGTCCCTCTAAATTCTAAAGCTTCTCTAAAAAAATTTTCTAAATATTTTTTATATGAATGTGGTAACTTGCTTACTTGATTTCCATGAATAACTATTATAGGAGGGTTATGCCCTCCTACATGAGCATACTTAAGCTTTATTCTAAATTTACCAACCATCGGTGGTGAATGTGCATCAACAGCCATTTGTAAAAGTCTTGTCGCATCTGCCGTAGTTATTTTCCTATTAGCACACTCATATGCTGTATCTATAGAATCAAACACATGACCAACATTAGTACCATGCAGTGCTGAGATAAAATGAATATCAATATAATCTTCTAAGAAAAATAGTCTTCTTTTAAGCTCTTTCTTAACAGCTTCTTTATCTTCTAAAGACATTCCATCCCATTTATTGACAGCTATTACTAATGCTCTACCATTTTTCACAGCAAAGTTAATTAAACTTAGATCCTGATCTGAAATACCTTCTCTAGCATCGACCACAGCGATTACAACATTAGAATTTTTTATTGATTGAAGAGTCTTAACTACCGAGAACTTTTCAAGTGTTTCTTTAACTCTTCCTCTTTTTCTAACACCAGCCGTGTCTATAATCGTGTATTTTTTCCCATGTCTTTCAAAAGGTATAGCTACACTATCTATAGTTGTGCCAGGCATATCATATACAACAACCCTCTCTTCACCAAGCATTCTATTTGTAAGGGTTGATTTACCAACATTAGGGCGACCAATTAATGAATAATGTATTCCATGTCTATGCTCTTCATTATGCTCTGCTATTTGAGTATAGTCTTTATGAAAATCATTTAATGGTTTTTTTAGATATTTATCTAATAGTTTTTGGATATTTCTGCGATGTGCTGCGGAAATTGGAAAAACTTTCTCAAATCCCAAACTATAAAAATCAGCTGTAACTAACTCTTCATCAGCACCATCTGCTTTATTTACAACAACTATAACTTTTTTATCTTTCTGGCGTAAAAGTTGAGTAACATATTCATCATCAGCTGTAACACCCGCTCTACCATCTACAACAAAGAAAATAAGATTAGCTTCATCTATAGCAACTTCAGACTGTTCTGCCATAAACTTATCAAATCCAGAATCTAAATCTGAAATACCTCCAGTATCCACAACTAAATAATCTAAATCATCATATTTAGCTTGGCCATACTGCCTATCACGTGTCACACCTTCAAAATCAAATACAAGAGCATCTCTAGAATTAGTTAGGACGTTAAATAAAGTAGATTTACCAACATTAGCTCTACCAACTATAGCTACTAAGAAAGACATTTATTTGTCAAAAAAATTAAATTTCATATAAGCAAAATGTTACTCTATTTAAGGCTTTTTATAAAGCGAATAATCATTAAGTATTAAACATATACAGATATATCTAGCGTAAATGTGTTCATATGTTGTCCATTATATAAATTCTGATATGAATACTCTGGACCAAATAGTACATTATCATCAAAATATGCTCTCTGTGCTGATATTAGATACTGATGTTGTATTCCTGAAGCAGGAACTATTCCTCCAGCTTCAGCTGAAAGACCCATTGGTAGATTATTAGCATTATATGTTTGTCCATAACTGAAGTTGACGTTAGTACCTCTACCTAAGAAATCAAAACCATAAGCCGAACTCACATACCATGCACCAGCGTAAGAATCACTATATCCATTAAATTGAGTACTTGTATTTGTAGTACTTGCCCAACCAGCTCCAAAGCTAAGTCTACCTGGAAGTATATTTGAAAAATTTAATGTTCCATCCACATTCAAAGATCCGACTCTTCCTTGTATATTTTTAAAAGCACCCTTTGCTCCATGTAAATCATACATATAACCAACGTTCCAACCGGCCTGTACAGAATCCATTACAGATATAGCATCAAAATACCCTAAAGAAAAACTTGGATGATCTCCAGAGTTATATACAGTAACGTTTGCGTTAGATGTAGAGCCTTTATAGTTTATAGCGGCGTTTGCCACTCTATCTGGTCTAAATAAATTTGCCGTAATACCAGATGTCCAAGGTCCACCACCACCAAATGCACCAACTGATATTCTATATTTACCAACTGTTACAAACCAAGGTGATGAATCTAAGTTTCCAAAGATAACTAAGGCATCTTGCAACCCTAAATCCGCTGATTCACTAGTTGTAAAATCAAATTCAGCTGTTACAAAATGACTTATATTAGATACAAAGTATAGTGTAGCCGCCGTTACATAAATATTTTCACCATTTTGATTATAAGCGCCTCCCCCTCTCTTAGAAATAGCTGAACCAGACCAAGCTTGCGCATCAACCTCTATGAATCCTCCAAAGAATAGAGCCACATCATCAAAATTATTTCTTTGATTTAAAATACTTGCTGCAAAAAGGTTACTTGGTAACTGACCGATAGGTATTGTGTTATTACTCGTATAGCTTCCTATATACGATACCTGACCTTGAGTAGTGATTGGCACATCATCAACAGTATTAACACTTTGTATTGCAGGACCAGTATCATCAGCATTAAGCGTGTTAGCTAACGCCTCATTTAATCCAGCATTTCTAGCAAAATCAACATCCGTTTCAAATTTAGAAGCTACAGGTTTAGACTTACCTAAAGTAATACCAATGTTCTCTGCACCATATGTTTCTTTCACATTATAATCACTTATTTCTGATGAGAGCTCATTTATCTGTTGCTGAAGCGCTATAATAGCATCTAATTGAGCTTGCTTATTTGTTTGTTCTGATGAAGGCTCTGATATGGCAAAGTTAATATGAAATAAAAAAAATAGAAGAAAAAATATTTTTATTAACTGACTATTTTTTCTAGACATATCTTTTTCACAAGAATTAGATATAAACCGACATATCTAGAGTGATAGTATTCATATGCTGACCATTATAAAGTTTTTGATAAGCATACTCAGGACCAAATAATACATTATTATCAAAATAAGCTCTCTGTGCTGAGGCAATAAATTGATACTGAATTGCTGTTTCGGCAACACCAAACTTCAATGGTGATGCGGCTATAGCCATTGGAAGACCCGCAGCATTATATGTCTGACCATATGATAAGTTAAAGTTAGTATCTCTACCACCAAGATTTAAGGCATAGGCCCCTGAAACATACCATGCACCAGCATAATTCTGTGTTCCATTTTGCATATAATCATATTGACTTGTTGTTCCTGCCCATCCCGCACTCGAAGTAAAGAATCCTGAGCCTATTGCATAAGTTAAGTTGGCATCAATATTAACAGCACCTGTTTGATCATTACCCATAAGAGCGCCAAAACTGCCATTATTAGCACCTGCGATATTATAAATATAACCAACGTTAAAACCTCCAGATAAGTTTTCAGTAAATGCATCAGCATAAAACAAACCAGTCGAGAAGTTAGCTCTTTGATCATCTGCTCCAAATACCGCCACGTTTGCGTTAAATACATTATTTTTATAGTTCACTGATAAGTTTGTAACATAACCGGGCCCAAATAAATTATCTGTAACACCACCAGTTAAAGGACCACCACCACCATAACTTCCAACAGAAAGTTTATTTTTACCAGCAGTTACGAACCAGTTAGAGGTATCTAAGTTACCAAATATTACAAAAGCATTACCTACATGGAAATTACCTGTTTCATCTGCATCAAAGTCAAACTGTGCCGTGACATAATGCCCCAAGTTTGATAAGAAATACAGCTTAGAGTTTGTTAAATATATGTTTTGACCATTACCAGCAAAAGGCTGTGCTGGAGCCGGCCTACTTATCTGATCACCAAACCAAACTTGAGCATCTGCTTCAATGAAACCACCAAAGAAAACTGAATAATCATCAAATTTAGCCCTTTGCCCTAAAAGAGTAGATGCAAAAAGGTTTGAAGAGATCATTCCTATTGGAATACTGTTGTTACCTGAGTATGAACCTAGATAAGTAATCTGACCACCTGTTGTAATTGCTGGTGCACCAGATACATCAATACCACCACCCTCATTAAATAAAGATGGGGCTGCTCCTAAGCTTACAATAGAACTATCTTCATTAGCTCCAGCCAAGATGTCAGCCATATCAATATCTGAGTTTCCAATCCCAATACCCTGAGAATTATTTTGCTCAACTTTAGAACTATAGGTTGAAAATGCTGAATTATCACCAGTGGAAGCACTACCAGTACTATTACTAGCACCAGTAACCACTCCTACAGGATTACCTTGTTGAGCTTTATTATAATTAATACCAACAGACTGTTGATTTTTTAAATCACTAAGTTGACCTTTAAGCTCTTTTACTTGTTTCTGAAGCTGTAAAAGTAAAGCCTGCTGATCAACAGCACCATCAGATGCATTATTATCTGAACCAGTCGGTTGATTTGATGAGCTAGCACTAGGTGATGTTGAGGAATTACTAACTTGAATATTTTGCTGACCAATACTAGTCGCTCCTAAGGGCCCACCCTGAGAAACAACTTCAGGTTTAGCATCTTCAGCATAAGCATTTGAAAAGCCAATAGCCAATACGAGCATACTGCCAACAAACAGTGTCGTTTTTCTAATAAAATTACAAGTCATTATGCCCCCCAGCTAGAGTAAAATAACTTCCAAAGCCTAAAAATCTGAATTTAAAGTTTAGCAACTGTCAACGCTAAAAACAATTAAAAATTTATACTGTTTGATT
This region of Francisella frigiditurris genomic DNA includes:
- a CDS encoding UDP-N-acetylglucosamine 1-carboxyvinyltransferase — protein: MKTVRVRKLDKIADEITINISGAKNALLHLIFASLIPETETTFLNVPTTLLDYKGAKEILESIGAKVKEKSKDIVCINTKGIDTNTLELSEELTSKTRCSLMLLGSMLKKKGKVKIGFPGGCSFSDKRPFDIHLQGLEELGAEVKLADDHMIVAYKEEKDAVFKMGFPSVGATMNLVMYAVIGSSKVVLENVALEPEVVTLIDYLNKCGAKIDFDSDARVITIHGVAKLKGCEFEIIFDRIQAMTYAAMAYLYKTNVTITNINAELYNIQKPLDKLIAANAKWEHNPETRSIKFFGKDSELNGVDIIAAPFPHFPTDLQPIYAMMLLMAKDPSTIQDTVYPERINYVYQIRKMGFDVSIDNNLIRINPIKNLEEVRAAIMSVKDLRAGMACLMAGSLLEDFSTINNAHQIFRGYNDLVENMSNFMQIELVADQESD
- the der gene encoding ribosome biogenesis GTPase Der, whose product is MSFLVAIVGRANVGKSTLFNVLTNSRDALVFDFEGVTRDRQYGQAKYDDLDYLVVDTGGISDLDSGFDKFMAEQSEVAIDEANLIFFVVDGRAGVTADDEYVTQLLRQKDKKVIVVVNKADGADEELVTADFYSLGFEKVFPISAAHRRNIQKLLDKYLKKPLNDFHKDYTQIAEHNEEHRHGIHYSLIGRPNVGKSTLTNRMLGEERVVVYDMPGTTIDSVAIPFERHGKKYTIIDTAGVRKRGRVKETLEKFSVVKTLQSIKNSNVVIAVVDAREGISDQDLSLINFAVKNGRALVIAVNKWDGMSLEDKEAVKKELKRRLFFLEDYIDIHFISALHGTNVGHVFDSIDTAYECANRKITTADATRLLQMAVDAHSPPMVGKFRIKLKYAHVGGHNPPIIVIHGNQVSKLPHSYKKYLENFFREALEFRGTPIAFEFKQSDNPFANNKNKGKNNEDSKGKKAR
- a CDS encoding DUF3573 domain-containing protein, which produces MSRKNSQLIKIFFLLFFLFHINFAISEPSSEQTNKQAQLDAIIALQQQINELSSEISDYNVKETYGAENIGITLGKSKPVASKFETDVDFARNAGLNEALANTLNADDTGPAIQSVNTVDDVPITTQGQVSYIGSYTSNNTIPIGQLPSNLFAASILNQRNNFDDVALFFGGFIEVDAQAWSGSAISKRGGGAYNQNGENIYVTAATLYFVSNISHFVTAEFDFTTSESADLGLQDALVIFGNLDSSPWFVTVGKYRISVGAFGGGGPWTSGITANLFRPDRVANAAINYKGSTSNANVTVYNSGDHPSFSLGYFDAISVMDSVQAGWNVGYMYDLHGAKGAFKNIQGRVGSLNVDGTLNFSNILPGRLSFGAGWASTTNTSTQFNGYSDSYAGAWYVSSAYGFDFLGRGTNVNFSYGQTYNANNLPMGLSAEAGGIVPASGIQHQYLISAQRAYFDDNVLFGPEYSYQNLYNGQHMNTFTLDISVYV
- a CDS encoding DUF3573 domain-containing protein, yielding MTCNFIRKTTLFVGSMLVLAIGFSNAYAEDAKPEVVSQGGPLGATSIGQQNIQVSNSSTSPSASSSNQPTGSDNNASDGAVDQQALLLQLQKQVKELKGQLSDLKNQQSVGINYNKAQQGNPVGVVTGASNSTGSASTGDNSAFSTYSSKVEQNNSQGIGIGNSDIDMADILAGANEDSSIVSLGAAPSLFNEGGGIDVSGAPAITTGGQITYLGSYSGNNSIPIGMISSNLFASTLLGQRAKFDDYSVFFGGFIEADAQVWFGDQISRPAPAQPFAGNGQNIYLTNSKLYFLSNLGHYVTAQFDFDADETGNFHVGNAFVIFGNLDTSNWFVTAGKNKLSVGSYGGGGPLTGGVTDNLFGPGYVTNLSVNYKNNVFNANVAVFGADDQRANFSTGLFYADAFTENLSGGFNVGYIYNIAGANNGSFGALMGNDQTGAVNIDANLTYAIGSGFFTSSAGWAGTTSQYDYMQNGTQNYAGAWYVSGAYALNLGGRDTNFNLSYGQTYNAAGLPMAIAASPLKFGVAETAIQYQFIASAQRAYFDNNVLFGPEYAYQKLYNGQHMNTITLDMSVYI